In Primulina eburnea isolate SZY01 chromosome 3, ASM2296580v1, whole genome shotgun sequence, one DNA window encodes the following:
- the LOC140825447 gene encoding profilin-3-like, producing the protein MSWQSYIDDHLMADIDGCHLTAAAILGVDGSVWAQSSNFPQFKVEEISAIKTDFETPGTLAPTGLHLGGTKYMVIQGEAGAVIRGKKGAGGITIKKTGQALIIGIYDEPMTPGQCNMVVEKIGDYLIDQGL; encoded by the exons ATGTCGTGGCAATCTTATATAGATGATCATTTGATGGCCGATATCGACGGCTGCCACCTCACAGCCGCAGCTATTCTTGGCGTCGACGGCAGCGTTTGGGCCCAGAGCTCCAACTTCCCTCAG TTTAAAGTGGAGGAGATTTCTGCTATCAAAACGGACTTTGAAACTCCTGGTACACTAGCTCCTACCGGATTACACCTTGGTGGGACAAAATACATGGTTATCCAAGGCGAGGCTGGAGCTGTCATTCGAGGGAAGAAG GGAGCTGGAGGTATTACAATCAAGAAGACCGGTCAGGCCTTAATCATTGGCATCTATGATGAACCTATGACTCCAGGTCAATGCAACATGGTTGTGGAGAAGATTGGTGATTATCTTATTGATCAGGGTCTGTAA
- the LOC140825445 gene encoding glucan endo-1,3-beta-glucosidase 13-like, producing the protein MGSGFVLVSAIFFMPMLFAICRAGTIGICYGRNADDLPTPDKVVQLLQLHNIKHVRMYDSNIQILKAFSNTGIDLMIGIPNSDLLPFSQFQSNADTWLKNSILPYYPATKITYITVGAEVTEAPNNISAMVVPAMRNVFTALRKTGLHRRIKVSSTHSLGVLSRSFPPSAGAFASKHAFFLRPMLEFLAENESPFLVNIYPYYAYRDSATNVSLDYALFESSSEVIDPNTGLLYTNMFDAQIDAINFALMALNFRTIKITVTETGWPSKGTPSETAATTDNAQTYNTNLIRHVINNTGTPGKPGDKTDVYIFSLFNENRKPGMESERNWGLFFPDQTSVYNLDFTGAGAVDTTTNGNITSSNGTWCVASSTASEADLQHGVDWACGSGNVDCSAIQPSQPCFEPDNLLSHASYAFNSYFQQNGATDIACSFGGAGFRTNKNPSYDNCVYTTFGGNNKTAAAANTTATSIKSSSSVPHVCFCILGSLLMASFVVFSGLG; encoded by the exons ATGGGGAGTGGGTTTGTGCTGGTTTCTGCAATTTTTTTTATGCCGATGCTTTTTG CCATTTGCAGAGCCGGCACTATTGGCATATGCTATGGAAGAAATGCCGATGATCTCCCCACCCCAGACAAAGTCGTCCAACTGCTTCAACTTCATAATATCAAACACGTGAGGATGTACGACTCCAACATTCAAATTCTCAAGGCCTTCTCCAATACAGGAATTGATCTGATGATCGGTATTCCCAACTCAGACCTCTTACCGTTTTCCCAATTCCAATCAAATGCCGATACATGGTTAAAAAACAGTATTCTGCCGTATTATCCAGCCACGAAGATAACTTACATAACTGTGGGTGCTGAAGTGACTGAAGCTCCAAACAACATATCTGCAATGGTTGTCCCCGCAATGCGAAATGTCTTTACGGCCCTGAGAAAAACCGGTCTTCATAGAAGGATTAAGGTCTCGAGTACCCATTCGTTAGGTGTCTTGTCCAGATCATTCCCACCTTCAGCAGGCGCATTCGCCAGTAAGCATGCGTTCTTTCTCAGACCTATGCTGGAGTTTCTCGCTGAAAATGAGTCCCCCTTTTTGGTTAATATATACCCATATTACGCCTATAGGGACTCTGCTACTAATGTGTCACTTGACTATGCTCTATTTGAGTCTTCTTCAGAAGTCATCGATCCGAACACCGGGTTATTATACACAAACATGTTTGATGCGCAGATTGACGCGATTAACTTCGCTCTCATGGCTTTGAATTTTAGAACTATCAAGATTACGGTAACTGAGACTGGTTGGCCTTCGAAAGGAACCCCAAGTGAGACTGCTGCCACTACAGATAATGCTCAAACTTACAACACTAACCTGATTCGTCATGTTATAAACAATACTGGTACTCCTGGAAAACCAGGGGACAAAACTGATGTGTACATATTTTCGTTGTTTAACGAGAATAGGAAGCCTGGCATGGAATCAGAGAGGAACTGGGGTCTGTTTTTCCCAGATCAGACAAGTGTTTATAATCTTGATTTCACGGGGGCTGGTGCTGTGGATACGACCACAAATGGGAACATCACCAGTTCGAATGGAACGTGGTGTGTTGCATCCTCTACTGCTTCGGAAGCTGATTTACAGCACGGTGTAGATTGGGCTTGTGGATCGGGAAACGTGGACTGTTCCGCTATTCAGCCAAGCCAACCTTGTTTTGAGCCAGATAACTTGTTATCTCATGCTTCTTATGCATTTAACAGCTATTTTCAGCAGAATGGAGCTACGGATATTGCTTGTAGTTTTGGAGGAGCAGGTTTCAGGACAAACAAGAATCCAA GCTATGATAACTGCGTCTACACGACATTCGG GGGCAATAATAAAACTGCTGCAGCAGCCAACACGACGGCCacttcaataaaatcttcatcATCTGTACCACACGTCTGCTTCTGCATTCTGGGTTCGTTGCTAATGGCGTCATTTGTGGTTTTCAGTGGTTTAGGCTGA
- the LOC140825448 gene encoding profilin-2-like: MSWQSYIDDHLMADIDGCHLAAAAIIGLDGTVWAQSSNFPKFESEEITAIKTDFETPGTLAPTGLHLAGTKYMVIQGEPGAVIRGKKGAGGVTVKKTSQALIIGIYDEPMTPGQCNMVVEKIGDYLIEQGL; the protein is encoded by the exons ATGTCGTGGCAATCTTACATAGATGACCACTTGATGGCGGACATAGACGGCTGCCACCTCGCCGCCGCAGCAATCATCGGCCTCGACGGCACCGTCTGGGCTCAGAGCTCGAATTTCCCTAAG TTTGAGTCTGAGGAGATAACTGCCATCAAGACGGATTTTGAAACTCCAGGCACATTAGCTCCTACTGGGTTACACCTTGCGGGAACCAAGTACATGGTTATCCAAGGTGAGCCCGGGGCTGTCATTCGAGGAAAGAAG GGAGCTGGTGGTGTCACAGTCAAAAAGACCAGCCAAGCCTTGATAATTGGCATCTATGATGAACCCATGACTCCAGGCCAGTGCAACATGGTTGTTGAGAAGATTGGTGATTATCTCATTGAACAGGGTCTTTAA